One genomic segment of Gossypium arboreum isolate Shixiya-1 chromosome 3, ASM2569848v2, whole genome shotgun sequence includes these proteins:
- the LOC108474859 gene encoding pentatricopeptide repeat-containing protein At4g21300 — MYLKNLSLVCKLYRLIITPLKCFHTNSRHNPAFQLPSFLQSSSIALNLHQGKQVHAQLILNGITTANPLLLAMYLRVGSFTDAKNLFYRMDLGCIKRWNLMIRGLVKMGSFHFALMFYFKLLGCGVSPDNFTFPSVVKACSALNYVRCGTLIHELIMLMGFEVNVFIGSSLINLYVENGYTSLARNLFDKLPVRDCVLWNVMLNGYVKLAELDKAIEIFEEMRKGETKPNEVTFAAILSVCGSDGMVNFGTQLHGLVVSCGLDSDSVVANTLLSMYSKCGWLSDGRKLFDMILQADLVSWNGMISGYVQNGFMEDALCLFSEMISSGVKPDSITLSSFLPAVTGLGSLRKGREIHGYILRHGIPLDVFLKSALVDVYLKCRAVDMARNIYNQSTKFDIVMCTAMISGYVLNGLSNDALEVFRWLLKEKIRPNAVTLASVLPACTDLAAIQTGKELHASIIKNGLADRCHVGSAVIDMYAKCGRLDLAHRVFRRLTERDSVCWNSMITSCSQNGKPEEAINLFRQMGRTGTKYDCVSISAALSAIANLPALHFGKEIHGFMIKNSLVSDLFAESALIDMYAKCGHLDLAQHVFDMMELKNEVSWNSIIAAYGNHGHLKDCLVLFDKMLKNKIQPDHVTFLAIISACGHAGKVNDGVHHFKSMVEEYGIPPRMEHYACMVDLLGRAGRLDEAFKAIQSMPFSPDAGVWGTLLGACRSQGNVELAEVASRHLFDLDPQNSGYYVLLSNLLADAGHWRSVLKVRSLMKERGVEKVPGYSWIEVNSTTHMFVAADGSHPQSKHIYSLLKTLLLELKREGYVPQLYLRMNPKEIVS, encoded by the coding sequence ATGTACCTGAAAAATCTCTCTTTAGTCTGTAAACTGTATCGACTCATTATTACACCTCTCAAATGTTTTCATACCAACTCCCGTCACAATCCAGCATTCCAACTTCCCTCATTCTTGCAGTCTTCTTCTATTGCTTTAAATCTTCATCAAGGCAAACAGGTTCACGCCCAGCTCATCCTCAATGGAATTACTACTGCCAATCCTCTCCTTTTGGCTATGTATCTTCGTGTTGGTAGCTTTACAGATGCCAAGAACCTATTTTATCGGATGGATTTAGGCTGTATAAAGCGTTGGAATTTGATGATTAGAGGATTAGTTAAAATGGGTAGCTTTCATTTTGCCTTGATGTTTTATTTTAAGTTGCTGGGTTGTGGGGTTTCTCCTGATAATTTTACTTTCCCTTCTGTAGTCAAGGCTTGTAGTGCTTTAAATTATGTAAGATGTGGTACCTTGATTCATGAGTTAATTATGTTAATGGGTTTTGAAGTTAATGTTTTTATCGGCAGTTCTTTGATCAACTTGTATGTAGAGAACGGGTATACTAGTCTCGCTCGTAATTTGTTTGATAAATTGCCAGTGAGGGATTGTGTTTTGTGGAATGTGATGCTTAATGGGTATGTTAAATTGGCGGAATTAGATAAAGCTATAGAGATTTTTGAGGAAATGAGGAAAGGCGAAACAAAGCCAAATGAGGTAACATTTGCTGCTATTTTGTCTGTTTGTGGTTCCGATGGAATGGTGAATTTTGGTACTCAGCTTCATGGCCTCGTTGTTAGCTGCGGCTTGGACTCGGATTCTGTGGTGGCAAACACGCTTCTGTCCATGTATTCAAAATGTGGTTGGTTGTCTGATGGTCGTAAATTGTTTGATATGATACTTCAGGCTGATTTAGTGTCTTGGAATGGAATGATTTCGGGCTATGTTCAAAATGGTTTTATGGAAGATGCTTTATGTTTGTTCAGTGAGATGATATCTTCTGGAGTAAAACCTGACTCAATCACCCTCTCAAGTTTTCTTCCAGCTGTTACTGGGTTGGGAAGTTTAAGAAAAGGTAGAGAAATTCATGGTTATATATTAAGGCATGGAATCCCTTTGGATGTTTTCTTAAAAAGTGCACTTGTTGATGTATACTTGAAATGTAGGGCTGTGGACATGGCACGGAACATTTATAACCAAAGCACCAAGTTTGATATTGTCATGTGCACAGCTATGATTTCGGGGTACGTGCTTAATGGGTTGAGCAATGATGCTTTAGAGGTTTTCAGGTGGCTACTTAAAGAGAAAATTAGGCCGAATGCTGTAACACTGGCAAGTGTTCTACCTGCTTGTACAGATTTAGCTGCAATACAAACGGGGAAGGAATTGCATGCTAGTATCATAAAAAATGGGCTTGCTGATAGATGTCATGTGGGAAGTGCTGTCATAGACATGTATGCAAAGTGTGGAAGACTGGATCTTGCTCATCGTGTTTTCAGAAGGTTGACTGAAAGAGATTCTGTTTGTTGGAACTCAATGATCACTAGCTGTTCCCAAAATGGGAAACCGGAGGAGGCCATTAATCTCTTCCGTCAGATGGGGAGGACTGGAACCAAGTATGACTGTGTGAGCATATCAGCTGCTCTTTCTGCTATTGCCAATCTACCAGCACTTCATTTTGGGAAAGAGATCCATGGGTTTATGATTAAAAATTCACTCGTCTCTGATCTATTCGCTGAGAGTGCACTCATTGATATGTATGCAAAATGTGGACACTTGGATCTTGCTCAGCATGTATTTGACATGATGGAATTGAAAAATGAAGTTTCATGGAATAGTATCATTGCCGCATATGGAAACCATGGCCACCTTAAAGATTGTCTTGTCCTGTTCGACAAAATGTTGAAGAATAAAATTCAGCCTGATCATGTTACTTTTCTAGCTATAATATCTGCTTGTGGTCATGCTGGTAAAGTTAATGATGGAGTTCATCACTTCAAGAGCATGGTTGAGGAATATGGAATCCCACCTCGGATGGAACATTATGCATGCATGGTAGATTTGCTTGGACGTGCTGGTCGCTTGGATGAGGCTTTTAAAGCAATACAGAGCATGCCATTTTCTCCGGACGCTGGTGTTTGGGGTACATTGCTTGGAGCCTGTCGAAGCCAAGGAAATGTTGAGCTTGCTGAAGTGGCTTCAAGGCATCTTTTTGATTTGGACCCTCAAAATTCTGGTTACTATGTACTGCTGTCGAATTTACTTGCTGATGCTGGACACTGGAGGAGTGTGCTTAAGGTGCGGAGTTTGATGAAGGAAAGAGGAGTTGAAAAAGTACCTGGGTACAGTTGGATAGAGGTCAACAGCACGACCCATATGTTTGTTGCTGCAGATGGAAGTCATCCACAGTCCAAGCATATTTATTCATTGTTGAAGACTCTTCTTCTAGAGCTAAAAAGGGAAGGATATGTTCCTCAGCTTTATCTTCGAATGAACCCAAAGGAGATAGTGTCATGA